Proteins from one Gasterosteus aculeatus chromosome 11, fGasAcu3.hap1.1, whole genome shotgun sequence genomic window:
- the mybpc2a gene encoding myosin binding protein Ca, with protein sequence MAKKPTMKWVKGKWLDLGSKAGKHVQFKEVYDRNTKIYTYEMSIIKVVDGDAGGYRCEVTAKDKSDSCTFEVSVEAAAGEQQDNILEAFKRSGDAGEDAGELDFSALLKKREKKQKVVEEVEVDVFVILKDAKPCDYERIAFEYGITDLRGLLKRLKKMKKVEPKKSEAFLRKLDAAYSVDKGKKIHLSVEVADPNIPVRWLKNGQEIKPSAKYVFESVGNKRTLTINKCNQSDDAAYECVVGEEKSFTEVFVKEPPVTITKPLDDAHTVAGQKVEFEVEVSEEGANVKWMKDGVELNKETAGSRYRFKKDGKRHILIVNEATKDDIGTYHALTNGGESKAELEVEDKELEVLQSIADLTVKAAEQAVFKCEVSDENATGKWLKDGVEVQPSDRVKITHFGRTHKLMIDDVAPSDAGDYSFVPDGYALSLSAKLNFLEIKIAYVPREDPPKIHLDASGRGSDNTITVVAGNKLSLDVEITGEPAPTVCWRKGNQVVSEGEGRVRVESNKSLSSFIIEGAERGDEGLYSISVTNPAGEDTAELTVKIVDVPNPPENVRCTSVGEYSGTITWDPPAFDGGVPIKGYLMERRKVGSPRWTKLNFDVHESTTYEAKRMIEGVLYEMRVFTVNGVGVSQPSATSQPFMPIAPTGEPTRLTVDDVTDTTCALKWRPPEKIGAGGIDGYIIEYCKEGSDQWAQANEEPVGKNQYRVKGLPLGERMLFRVTAVNIAGRSPPATLSQAVTIREVVENPKIRVPRHLRSKLIARVGEKVNLVLPFQGKPRPVATWSKDGVLLEDKTVGTRTSDVDAILFIRSAERTHSGKYTLSVRVEDTLDSADLHIQVVEKPGPPVAVRVADVWGTNAALEWKPPKDDGNCEIIGYTVQKADMKTKDWFTVVEHNRRPGCTVSDLVMGNEYLFRVFSENICGLSVVPGISENTAVVTKTGLSHHRPPFKEMDVNCPPKFTAPLMDRSVVAGYSTAISCAVRGCPKPKITWMKNNMIIGEDPKFMMQNNQGVLTLSIRKPGAFDGGKYSCRAVNDLGEDAVECKLEVHVVQEKGAETKK encoded by the exons CGGAGATGCAGGTGAGGATGCTGGTGAACTGGACTTCAGTGCCCTGCTCAAGAAAAG GGAGAAGAAGCAAAAAGTCGTAGAAGAAGTAGAAGTGGATGTGTTCGTCATCCTGAAGGACGCCAAGCCCTGCGACTACGAGCGAATCGCCTTTGAGTACGGCATCACGGACCTGAGGGGGTTGTTGAAGAGgctgaagaagatgaagaaggtgGAGCCCAAGAAGAGTGAAG CTTTCCTGCGCAAGCTGGATGCGGCCTACTCGGTGGATAAGGGCAAGAAGATCCATCTCTCGGTGGAAGTGGCCGACCCCAACATCCCCGTCAGGTGGCTCAAAAACGGACAGGAAATCAAACCGTCGGCAAA GTATGTGTTTGAAAGCGTGGGCAACAAGCGGACGCTCACTATCAACAAGTGCAACCAGTCTGATGACGCAGCGTACGAGTGCGTGGTGGGGGAGGAGAAGTCCTTCACCGAGGTTTTCGTCAAAG aGCCTCCAGTCACCATCACCAAGCCGCTGGACGACGCTCACACCGTGGCGGGACAGAAGGTGGAGTTCGAGGTGGAGGTGTCCGAGGAAGGAGCCAACGTCAAATG GATGAAGGACGGAGTTGAGCTGAACAAAGAAACAGCAGGTTCAAGGTACAGGTTTAAAAAGGACGGGAAGAGACACATCCTGATTGTGAATGAAGCTACCAAGGACGACATCGGAACGTATCACGCGCTCACCAACGGCGGGGAGTCGAAGGCGGAACTGGAGGTTGAAG ATAAGGAACTGGAGGTTCTGCAGAGCATCGCCGACCTGACCGTGAAGGCTGCCGAACAGGCCGTGTTCAAATGCGAAGTGTCTGATGAAAATGCAACGGGCAAATGGCTCAAGGACGGCGTGGAAGTGCAGCCCAGCGATCGCGTCAAGATCACACACTTTGGAAG GACCCACAAGCTGATGATCGACGACGTGGCGCCCTCGGACGCTGGAGATTATTCGTTTGTCCCCGACGGCTACGCGTTGTCTCTCTCTGCAAAGCTCAACTTCCTGG AAATCAAGATCGCATATGTTCCCAGAGAAg ACCCTCCCAAAATCCACCTGGACGCCAGCGGGCGAGGGAGCGACAACACCATCACCGTGGTGGCAGGAAACAAGCTGAGCCTCGACGTTGAGATCACGGGCGAGCCGGCGCCCACCGTCTGCTGGAGGAAAGGAAACCAA GTGGTGTCCGAGGGCGAGGGACGGGTCCGCGTGGAGTCGAACAAGTCCCTGAGCAGCTTCATAATTGAAGGGGCGGAGAGAGGCGATGAGGGCCTCTACTCCATCAGCGTGACGAACCCCGCCGGAGAGGACACGGCGGAGCTCACCGTCAAGATCGTGG ATGTGCCCAACCCTCCCGAGAACGTCCGCTGCACGTCAGTCGGAGAGTACTCTGGCACGATCACATGGGACCCTCCGGCATTTGACGGCGGAGTTCCCATTAAAG GGTAcctgatggagaggaggaaggtcgGCTCCCCCAGATGGACCAAGCTCAACTTTGACGTTCACGAGTCCACCACGTACGAGGCTAAGAGGATGATTGAAGGTGTACTTTACGAGATGAGAGTGTTTACGGTCAACGGCGTCGGCGTCTCTCAGCCCAGCGCAACCTCGCAGCCCTTCATGCCCATCG CCCCCACCGGCGAGCCCACTCGTCTCACGGTGGATGACGTGACGGACACTACCTGCGCACTCAAGTGGCGTCCTCCGGAGAAGATCGGAGCAGGCGGGATCGACGGTTACATCATTGAGTACTGCAAAGAAGGAA GTGATCAGTGGGCGCAGGCCAACGAAGAACCGGTGGGGAAGAACCAGTACAGGGTGAAGGGCCTCCCGCTGGGGGAGAGGATGCTGTTCAGAGTGACGGCGGTCAACATCGCCGGGCGCAGCCCCCCAGCAACTCTCTCCCAGGCCGTCACGATCAGAGAGGTCGTGG AGAATCCAAAGATCCGCGTGCCTCGCCATCTGAGGAGCAAACTCATCGCGCGCGTGGGCGAGAAGGTGAACCTGGTCCTCCCCTTTCAG GGTAAGCCTCGCCCCGTCGCCACCTGGTCCAAAGACGGCGTCCTCCTGGAGGACAAAACGGTGGGAACTCGCACCAGCGACGTGGACGCCATCCTCTTCATCCGCTCGGCAGAGAGGACCCACTCCGGGAAGTACACGCTGTCCGTCCGGGTCGAGGACACGCTGGACAGCGCCGACCTGCACATCCAGGTCGTGG AGAAACCCGGCCCTCCCGTCGCCGTGCGCGTAGCCGACGTCTGGGGCACCAACGCCGCGCTGGAGTGGAAGCCGCCCAAAGACGACGGCAACTGCGAGATTATCGGCTACACTGTTCAGAAGGCTGACATGAAGACTAAG GATTGGTTCACGGTGGTGGAGCACAACCGCAGGCCCGGCTGCACGGTGTCCGACTTGGTCATGGGGAACGAGTACTTGTTTCGAGTGTTCAGCGAAAACATCTGCGGCCTCAGCGTCGTGCCCGGCATCAGCGAGAACACCGCCGTCGTTACCAAAACAG GTCTGTCCCACCACCGCCCGCCTTTCAAAGAGATGGACGTCAACTGTCCCCCCAAGTTCACGGCGCCCCTGATGGACAGAAGTGTGGTTGCGGGTTATTCCACGGCCATCAGCTGCGCTGTCCGCGGCTGCCCCAAG CCGAAGATCACGTGGATGAAGAACAACATGATCATCGGCGAGGACCCTAAGTTCATGATGCAGAACAACCAGGGCGTGTTGACTCTGAGCATCCGCAAGCCGGGCGCGTTTGACGGGGGCAAGTACTCCTGCAGGGCCGTCAATGACCTCGGCGAAGACGCGGTGGAGTGCAAGCTGGAGGTTCACG TTGTACAAGAGAAAGGAGCGGAGACGAAGAAATGA